Proteins encoded together in one Heliomicrobium gestii window:
- a CDS encoding DUF2252 domain-containing protein, with the protein MPVRPVSARIQTMALDLRRQTIGALFDVIDEEMLGLSAAQRRDKYSQMSENVFRFYRGSACLFYYDATRFPTPYHTPERLPTWLQGDLHFENFGAFQDRKGNIVYDVNDFDEGYLGSYLYDLMRMTVSIVLVGQTGQLKEKEIAQAVQRYLEAYAADIDDYGRGKKSPHSVTFDASDSEGPIKKLLKKLEKQDERKLLMRITTVADGTHRFLSSEEITPASDGLRKDLMSLWPDYIDSIDTVVREKPDFYRIEDVAVKSGSGTASIGLPRYYILVEGDAGCHHDDLILEAKAVRTPIPACFLPYQESFFRWFDHQGKRVVTTQKAMQHRADPYLGYLTINGEDFYVRERCPFKKKLKAETVADGDELAETVALMGRITAKIHARADADVERLLLPHHSEEAIAEAIDRDAGGFLLQITEWALEYARRVHADYDLFRELLSRWPAEG; encoded by the coding sequence ATGCCTGTTCGCCCTGTAAGCGCAAGGATTCAAACCATGGCCCTCGATCTCCGTCGACAGACGATCGGCGCGCTCTTTGACGTCATTGATGAAGAGATGCTGGGCCTTTCGGCTGCCCAGCGCCGGGACAAGTACAGCCAGATGTCGGAAAACGTCTTTCGATTTTATCGGGGAAGCGCCTGCCTCTTCTATTATGACGCCACTCGCTTCCCCACGCCCTACCATACCCCTGAGCGCCTGCCCACCTGGCTCCAGGGAGATCTGCATTTTGAAAACTTCGGCGCTTTTCAAGATCGCAAGGGCAATATCGTCTACGATGTCAATGATTTTGATGAAGGGTATCTGGGCTCCTACCTCTATGACCTGATGCGCATGACTGTATCCATCGTCCTTGTGGGCCAAACAGGCCAATTAAAAGAAAAAGAGATCGCCCAGGCCGTGCAGCGTTACCTTGAGGCCTACGCCGCAGATATTGACGATTATGGCAGGGGCAAAAAGTCCCCCCACAGTGTAACCTTCGACGCCAGCGACAGTGAAGGCCCCATCAAAAAGTTGCTAAAAAAACTGGAGAAACAGGATGAGCGCAAACTGCTGATGCGGATCACCACCGTTGCCGACGGAACCCACCGCTTTCTTTCGAGCGAAGAGATCACGCCGGCTAGCGATGGCTTGCGCAAGGATCTGATGAGCCTCTGGCCTGATTACATTGACTCCATCGACACCGTGGTGCGCGAAAAGCCCGATTTTTACCGGATCGAAGATGTGGCTGTCAAGAGCGGTTCCGGTACGGCCTCCATCGGCTTGCCACGCTACTACATTCTCGTCGAAGGCGATGCCGGCTGCCACCACGATGATTTGATTCTCGAGGCCAAAGCGGTGCGGACGCCCATTCCCGCCTGTTTTCTCCCCTATCAGGAATCCTTCTTCCGATGGTTTGATCACCAGGGCAAGCGGGTCGTGACGACCCAAAAGGCGATGCAACACCGGGCTGATCCCTACCTGGGCTACCTGACCATCAACGGCGAAGACTTTTATGTGCGGGAGCGCTGTCCGTTTAAAAAGAAACTGAAGGCCGAGACGGTGGCCGATGGCGACGAACTGGCTGAAACGGTGGCCTTGATGGGCCGCATCACCGCCAAAATCCATGCGCGAGCCGACGCCGATGTGGAACGCTTGCTGCTCCCCCATCACAGTGAAGAGGCCATCGCCGAAGCCATCGATCGTGACGCCGGCGGTTTCCTCCTTCAGATCACCGAGTGGGCACTGGAGTACGCTCGGCGCGTCCATGCGGATTATGATCTCTTCCGGGAACTCTTGAGCCGGTGGCCAGCGGAAGGATGA
- a CDS encoding HD-GYP domain-containing protein yields MRQQHQPGDEAEMASRFLPVERLQKGMTLAGDIRVSPSDLLLCSKGDIVNSAMIHKLRSWGIEYAAIEHSYDMRREQREHCVKALRQKVYDLFTAVALRRSPSMLAFTEAIEEMAFAIDRLDLEFFWQALAQLKGKDGYTFVHCLEVGLGALLISKNLGFKREQRVQLCLGATLHDIGKLGVPQAILTKPGALTAEEFTIIKNHPAIGVTLLQSSGMSHPLLLHAVDEHHERYDGAGYPHGRHGDQITLAGQITAVADVFYALTSDRPYRKGWCPLRTFEYIHSQRGVQFSREAADALIDSLSPLYLTGMQVLLSDGSSGTVEEVDPRFPHRPSVRLGNRIVDLRDCPEIAVISA; encoded by the coding sequence ATGAGGCAACAACATCAGCCAGGGGATGAAGCAGAGATGGCGTCAAGATTTTTACCAGTTGAGCGGTTGCAAAAGGGCATGACACTGGCGGGAGACATTCGCGTCTCCCCTTCGGACCTGTTGTTGTGTTCCAAGGGCGATATCGTCAACAGCGCAATGATTCACAAATTGCGCTCCTGGGGTATCGAATATGCCGCCATCGAGCACAGCTACGATATGCGCCGGGAACAGAGGGAGCACTGTGTGAAGGCGTTGCGCCAAAAAGTATATGATCTTTTTACCGCCGTCGCTCTCCGTCGAAGCCCTTCCATGTTGGCGTTCACGGAAGCCATCGAAGAGATGGCCTTTGCCATTGACCGGCTTGACCTTGAATTTTTTTGGCAAGCGCTGGCGCAGCTGAAGGGGAAAGACGGATATACCTTTGTCCATTGTCTGGAGGTTGGCCTAGGCGCTTTGCTGATCAGCAAAAATCTCGGATTCAAACGGGAACAACGGGTTCAGCTCTGCCTAGGCGCCACGCTCCATGACATCGGCAAGCTTGGCGTTCCTCAAGCCATTTTGACAAAACCGGGGGCGCTGACAGCCGAGGAGTTTACCATCATCAAGAACCATCCCGCGATCGGCGTAACGCTGCTGCAGTCGTCCGGGATGAGCCACCCGCTGCTGCTGCATGCTGTCGACGAACACCACGAACGCTATGATGGGGCAGGCTATCCCCATGGCCGCCATGGTGATCAGATCACCTTGGCCGGACAGATCACGGCTGTGGCGGATGTGTTTTACGCCCTGACCTCTGATCGCCCCTACCGGAAAGGATGGTGCCCCTTGCGCACCTTCGAATACATCCATTCCCAGAGGGGCGTCCAGTTCAGCCGCGAGGCGGCTGACGCCCTGATTGACAGCCTATCGCCCCTGTACCTGACAGGGATGCAGGTGCTGCTCTCCGATGGCAGTTCAGGCACGGTAGAAGAGGTGGATCCCCGGTTTCCCCACCGGCCCTCGGTTCGCCTGGGAAACCGTATCGTCGACCTGCGCGACTGTCCGGAGATCGCTGTCATCAGCGCCTGA
- a CDS encoding superoxide dismutase has product MSYLMIPPGGHQLPPLPFPYNALEPLIGAETLKIHHDRHHLSYVEGVNRAERKLVEARRQNDFSLVKHWERELAFHGSGHILHCLYWAVMAPPGRGGQPGPHTRGHIAAYFGDLRSFQEQFSAAAADVEGSGWALLAWQPAWQRLELLTAEKHQNLTQWGAIPILAVDVWEHAYYLNYQNRRRDYIQAWWRLVNWFEVECRLLMAMQGQLALVPGTYR; this is encoded by the coding sequence ATGTCCTACCTCATGATCCCGCCCGGCGGCCATCAACTGCCGCCCCTGCCCTTTCCCTACAATGCCTTGGAACCGCTGATCGGCGCGGAAACCCTGAAAATCCATCATGATCGCCATCACCTGTCCTATGTGGAGGGCGTAAACAGGGCAGAGCGAAAGCTCGTCGAGGCGCGACGGCAGAACGATTTTTCTCTGGTCAAACACTGGGAGCGTGAACTGGCCTTTCACGGTTCCGGCCACATCCTCCACTGTCTCTACTGGGCCGTCATGGCGCCGCCGGGACGGGGCGGACAGCCGGGTCCCCATACGCGCGGCCATATAGCCGCTTATTTCGGTGATCTTCGCAGTTTTCAGGAACAGTTCAGCGCCGCCGCCGCTGATGTGGAAGGTTCGGGCTGGGCCTTGCTTGCCTGGCAGCCTGCCTGGCAGCGCTTGGAACTCCTTACGGCGGAAAAACATCAAAACCTCACCCAGTGGGGCGCCATCCCCATCCTGGCCGTTGATGTGTGGGAACACGCCTATTACCTGAACTACCAAAACCGGCGTCGCGACTACATCCAAGCCTGGTGGCGATTGGTGAATTGGTTTGAAGTCGAATGCCGCCTGTTGATGGCCATGCAGGGGCAATTGGCGCTCGTCCCAGGGACCTACCGTTGA
- a CDS encoding twin-arginine translocase TatA/TatE family subunit — MLGSLGLPELLLILVVAMLVFGAGKLPEIGKSLGRGINEFKNAVSNDGEEQKELKAKPPVKDDTHGDAPSKDN; from the coding sequence GTGTTGGGATCCTTAGGTCTTCCAGAACTGCTGTTGATCCTGGTCGTGGCGATGCTCGTCTTTGGAGCCGGCAAGCTCCCCGAGATTGGAAAGTCTTTGGGACGCGGGATCAATGAGTTCAAAAACGCTGTCAGCAATGACGGGGAAGAGCAAAAAGAATTGAAGGCAAAGCCCCCGGTGAAGGACGATACCCATGGGGATGCTCCTTCAAAGGACAACTGA
- a CDS encoding polyprenyl synthetase family protein, with protein sequence MQFQLFQEIQADLAKVETELEKYVDTSLPTLTAASSHLLHAGGKRLRPAFVLLAGKFNHYAMERLLPLAVALELIHMATLVHDDVVDESKTRRGIPTVRERWGNRISLHTGDHLFARSLLLISELNDPAMTAVLAKISVEMVEGEIQQMEATYDVHQTFRDYLYRIKRKTALLIAASCQLGAMAVKADPAVVRALKLYGHHLGMAFQITDDILDMTADEKELGKPIGSDLRQGIMTLPIMEALRESRDPALRTLVAKREKSQDEVCRAIEIIKHTGAVERSQIIARRFLDKAKSELARLPAIPTRDTLAVIAEYIEKRTY encoded by the coding sequence ATGCAGTTTCAACTATTTCAGGAGATCCAAGCCGACCTGGCCAAGGTCGAGACGGAATTGGAAAAATACGTCGACACGTCCCTGCCGACACTGACCGCCGCTTCGAGCCATCTGCTCCACGCGGGCGGGAAGCGGCTGCGGCCGGCCTTCGTGTTGCTGGCCGGAAAATTTAACCATTATGCGATGGAGCGGTTGCTGCCGCTGGCAGTGGCTCTCGAGTTGATTCACATGGCTACCCTCGTTCATGACGATGTGGTTGACGAGTCGAAGACGCGCCGAGGGATTCCGACTGTGCGGGAGCGCTGGGGGAACCGCATCTCCCTGCATACGGGCGATCACCTCTTTGCCCGGTCTTTGTTGCTGATCTCCGAATTGAACGATCCCGCCATGACGGCAGTGCTGGCGAAGATCAGCGTTGAGATGGTGGAGGGGGAGATCCAGCAGATGGAGGCCACCTATGATGTGCACCAGACCTTCCGCGACTACCTCTACCGGATCAAACGGAAAACAGCCCTCCTGATCGCGGCGTCATGCCAACTGGGCGCCATGGCCGTCAAGGCCGACCCGGCTGTCGTGCGGGCCCTGAAGCTGTATGGACACCATCTGGGCATGGCCTTCCAGATCACCGATGACATCCTGGACATGACGGCTGACGAAAAGGAATTGGGCAAGCCGATCGGTTCGGACCTGCGCCAGGGCATCATGACCCTGCCGATCATGGAAGCGCTCCGTGAAAGTCGCGATCCGGCGCTGCGAACCCTGGTGGCCAAGCGGGAGAAAAGCCAGGACGAGGTTTGCCGGGCCATCGAGATCATCAAACATACCGGCGCCGTGGAACGCAGCCAGATCATCGCCCGCCGTTTTTTAGACAAGGCGAAAAGCGAGTTGGCGCGCCTACCCGCCATTCCGACGCGGGACACCCTGGCTGTGATTGCGGAATACATCGAGAAGCGAACCTATTAA
- the resB gene encoding cytochrome c biogenesis protein ResB, producing the protein MVQPQEEREDVSGAKQGLVDQLWDIFSSMKLGLFLLLLIAAASIIGTLLPQNGDPRQYGSLYPLYKALGLTDMYHSTWFMLLLFVLAMNLFICTFNRAPGIWRLFNRPSLPASVESIERLSQKLAVDRPEPADKLAGEVVERWRNLGYRVLSERKDGKSYISADRGRFGLWGSLLSHVGMLVILVGAVIGLYGGEEGQMPAEVGKSFRLADVPGLAITDAMEIRVNDFKTIYREDGTIADWFSNLTLLENGQEIVTKEIQVNDPLEYRGYKIYQSFYGANIVAKVTSKNDPEGHTYSVETGDAVPIAGTDLAVLVYKYIPDFDPERGMISKSSEPNNPRIVFVVYKGRQQIDARAAEIGKPETIAGGLAEITFPQYKPYTGLTIRRDPGVNIVWLGCALLLSGLGLSFYLYHRQVRAVIEAREGGSRLHVGAMAAKNKFAFAREFEGLIEPYSRSDRRDREA; encoded by the coding sequence TTGGTTCAACCCCAGGAAGAACGGGAAGACGTTTCCGGAGCCAAACAAGGTCTTGTCGACCAACTCTGGGACATCTTCAGTTCCATGAAACTCGGTCTGTTCCTGCTGCTTCTCATCGCTGCCGCCTCGATCATCGGCACGCTCCTTCCACAAAACGGCGACCCTCGACAGTACGGGTCACTTTACCCGCTCTACAAGGCCCTCGGGCTGACTGACATGTACCACAGCACATGGTTTATGCTGCTGCTCTTTGTGCTGGCGATGAATCTCTTCATCTGCACCTTCAACCGGGCGCCCGGGATCTGGCGCCTGTTTAACCGGCCATCGCTGCCTGCAAGCGTTGAATCGATCGAAAGGCTCTCGCAGAAGCTGGCGGTGGATCGACCGGAGCCGGCGGACAAGCTGGCCGGCGAAGTAGTCGAACGGTGGCGGAATCTCGGTTACCGCGTCCTTTCCGAAAGGAAGGACGGGAAGTCCTATATTTCTGCTGATCGAGGCCGGTTTGGGCTCTGGGGCTCCCTGCTCTCCCATGTAGGCATGCTGGTGATCCTTGTCGGCGCCGTGATTGGTCTCTACGGCGGGGAAGAGGGGCAGATGCCGGCGGAAGTGGGCAAGAGCTTTCGTCTTGCCGATGTGCCGGGACTGGCGATTACAGATGCCATGGAAATCCGCGTCAACGATTTTAAGACGATCTACCGGGAAGACGGAACTATTGCCGATTGGTTTAGCAACCTTACGCTTCTAGAGAACGGACAAGAGATCGTGACCAAGGAGATTCAGGTCAACGATCCCTTGGAATACCGCGGTTACAAGATATACCAGTCTTTCTACGGGGCGAACATCGTCGCGAAGGTCACTTCGAAGAATGACCCGGAAGGGCACACCTATTCCGTCGAAACCGGCGACGCCGTTCCCATCGCCGGCACCGATTTAGCGGTTCTCGTCTACAAGTACATTCCCGACTTCGATCCGGAACGGGGCATGATTTCCAAATCGAGCGAACCGAACAACCCGCGCATTGTCTTCGTCGTCTACAAAGGACGCCAGCAGATCGATGCAAGGGCGGCGGAAATTGGTAAGCCCGAAACGATCGCCGGTGGCCTCGCTGAGATCACCTTTCCTCAGTACAAGCCATACACGGGGCTGACGATTCGCCGCGATCCCGGCGTCAATATCGTCTGGCTCGGTTGCGCCTTGCTGCTGAGCGGTTTGGGCCTGTCCTTCTACCTCTACCACCGGCAGGTCCGGGCGGTTATTGAGGCGCGAGAGGGCGGAAGCCGGTTGCATGTGGGCGCTATGGCCGCCAAAAACAAATTCGCCTTTGCCCGCGAATTCGAAGGACTTATCGAACCATATAGCCGATCAGATAGGAGAGATAGGGAAGCATGA
- the ccsB gene encoding c-type cytochrome biogenesis protein CcsB yields the protein MGMEENLLFYTTFAAYGLAAFLYICFLVLRKPALARIGYYVTAAGVIVNTAALAVRSVVAGYVPLTNGYEFLLAFSWGIAFVYLFAERKFQLPLAGAFVMPTAWLLLAYVAVDMTPAERAARPLMPALQSNWLTIHVATAMISYGAFAFSFGIGLMYLWKVSHEKSGATKGIAAAFPASEKLDEIGYRLIALGFPFLTLCIITGAIWAEYAWGRYWSWDPKETWSLITWLIYAAYLHARFTYGWRGRRAAWMAIIGFIAVLFTYFGVNYFLAGLHSYGGK from the coding sequence ATGGGCATGGAAGAAAACCTGCTTTTTTACACGACCTTTGCCGCATACGGCCTTGCCGCCTTTCTCTATATCTGTTTTTTGGTCCTGCGCAAACCGGCGTTGGCCCGCATCGGCTATTATGTGACCGCTGCCGGCGTGATCGTCAATACGGCGGCTCTGGCGGTGCGTTCCGTTGTCGCCGGCTATGTGCCGCTGACGAACGGTTATGAGTTTTTGCTGGCCTTCTCCTGGGGGATCGCCTTTGTCTACCTCTTCGCGGAGCGGAAGTTTCAACTCCCCCTGGCCGGCGCCTTTGTCATGCCCACGGCATGGTTGCTCCTCGCCTATGTCGCTGTCGATATGACACCGGCCGAGCGGGCCGCCCGTCCGCTCATGCCTGCGTTGCAATCGAACTGGTTGACCATTCATGTGGCCACGGCGATGATATCCTACGGCGCCTTTGCCTTCTCTTTTGGCATCGGTCTCATGTACCTCTGGAAGGTTTCCCATGAAAAAAGCGGGGCGACAAAAGGGATTGCCGCCGCTTTTCCCGCTTCCGAGAAACTGGATGAAATCGGCTACCGGCTGATCGCCCTTGGGTTCCCCTTTCTCACCCTCTGCATCATCACCGGCGCCATCTGGGCCGAATACGCCTGGGGGCGCTACTGGAGCTGGGATCCGAAGGAGACCTGGTCGCTGATCACCTGGTTGATCTACGCTGCCTACCTGCATGCCCGCTTCACCTACGGTTGGCGGGGAAGGCGGGCCGCCTGGATGGCGATCATCGGCTTTATCGCCGTGTTGTTCACTTATTTCGGCGTCAACTACTTCCTCGCCGGTCTCCACTCTTATGGAGGGAAGTAA
- a CDS encoding precorrin-2 dehydrogenase/sirohydrochlorin ferrochelatase family protein yields the protein MVVGGGQVAERKIESLLEVGARVTVISPAITAQIQDWVNEDKLRCHLRPYQDGDAAGHIVVVAATDVTEVNEQVARDCFQRNILINTVDIPSLCNFYVPAVVRRGDLTIAISTNGASPAVARRIREKLEATFGEEYGEYLQLMKSLRAQVLRDVTDPKRRKAIFDALAEAGLLDCIQAGDDQALKERIAQCLSSS from the coding sequence TTGGTTGTCGGCGGCGGTCAGGTGGCTGAGAGAAAGATCGAATCTCTCCTGGAGGTAGGCGCTCGCGTCACCGTCATCAGCCCAGCGATCACCGCGCAGATTCAAGACTGGGTGAACGAGGACAAGCTTCGTTGTCACCTGCGGCCATACCAGGATGGAGACGCCGCCGGACACATCGTGGTCGTTGCCGCTACCGATGTGACGGAGGTCAACGAGCAGGTCGCCCGTGATTGCTTTCAGCGCAATATCCTGATCAACACCGTGGACATCCCGTCGCTCTGCAATTTCTATGTTCCCGCCGTTGTGCGGCGAGGCGACCTGACCATCGCCATCTCCACAAACGGAGCCAGCCCAGCTGTGGCCCGTCGAATCCGCGAAAAGCTGGAGGCGACCTTCGGCGAGGAGTATGGCGAATATCTGCAACTGATGAAAAGTCTCCGCGCGCAGGTGTTGCGCGACGTGACCGATCCGAAGCGGCGCAAGGCGATCTTTGACGCCCTGGCCGAAGCGGGACTGCTGGATTGCATCCAGGCAGGCGATGATCAAGCCCTGAAGGAGCGAATCGCCCAGTGTTTATCTTCGTCGTAG
- the hemA gene encoding glutamyl-tRNA reductase yields MFIFVVGLNHKSAPVEIREQLSFPEHILTDALRRLHAEPAIDGCAILSTCNRTEVYAAATDIEKGQAAVRRFFTQSGKLEADKFASFFYTHTLYDAIRHLFRVAAGLDSMVLGETQILGQVRRTYQAACDAGTSNGVLNSWFQQAITVGKRIRTETGIDQHAVSTSYTAVELAKQVFTTLEGRSALILGAGKMSELTLTHLIANGVTTVLVANRTRERAEELASRCGGKAVSYDEIAARMEEADIVISCTAATHYVIRHDLVERVMKTRPDRPLFLIDIAVPRDIDPAVATVAGVHLFDIDDLQSVVDQNLAQRQKAASEAELIVEQEITEFLKWLNSLFVVPTIVALKNKGDTIREKELERVLSKLKSLSDKDQNTIGAMASSIVKQLLHDPITQIRHYAASPEGHLYSEILQNLFSLEIAGQRSKGRDDQSDRRSQP; encoded by the coding sequence GTGTTTATCTTCGTCGTAGGATTGAACCACAAATCGGCTCCGGTTGAGATCCGGGAGCAACTCTCTTTTCCCGAGCACATCCTCACCGACGCCTTGCGCCGCCTGCACGCAGAACCGGCCATCGACGGTTGCGCCATTCTATCGACCTGCAACCGGACAGAGGTCTATGCGGCGGCGACGGACATCGAAAAAGGGCAAGCCGCCGTACGCCGATTCTTTACCCAATCGGGCAAACTCGAGGCGGACAAGTTCGCCAGCTTTTTCTATACCCATACCCTCTACGATGCCATCCGCCATCTCTTCCGCGTCGCCGCCGGCCTCGATTCGATGGTGCTGGGCGAGACGCAGATCCTCGGCCAGGTGCGACGGACCTACCAGGCGGCTTGTGACGCAGGCACCTCCAACGGCGTGCTCAACAGCTGGTTCCAGCAGGCGATCACGGTGGGCAAACGGATCCGCACAGAGACCGGCATCGACCAACATGCCGTCTCCACCTCGTACACGGCGGTGGAACTGGCGAAACAGGTCTTTACGACACTGGAAGGCCGCTCGGCGCTGATCCTGGGCGCAGGCAAGATGAGCGAGCTCACCTTGACCCATCTGATCGCCAATGGCGTTACGACGGTTCTCGTCGCCAACCGCACCCGTGAACGGGCGGAAGAACTGGCCAGCCGCTGCGGCGGCAAGGCCGTGTCTTACGACGAGATCGCCGCCCGGATGGAGGAAGCCGATATTGTCATCTCCTGCACGGCGGCGACTCACTATGTGATCCGTCATGATCTCGTCGAGCGAGTCATGAAAACGCGTCCAGACCGTCCGCTCTTTCTGATCGACATCGCCGTGCCCCGGGATATTGACCCGGCTGTGGCCACTGTGGCCGGCGTGCACCTTTTCGATATCGACGACCTGCAAAGCGTCGTCGACCAGAATCTGGCCCAGCGCCAGAAGGCCGCCTCTGAGGCCGAACTGATCGTGGAACAGGAAATCACCGAGTTTCTCAAGTGGCTGAATTCGCTCTTTGTCGTTCCCACCATCGTGGCGCTCAAAAACAAGGGCGACACGATCCGTGAAAAGGAACTGGAGCGAGTCCTGTCCAAACTCAAGAGCTTGTCCGATAAAGACCAGAACACCATCGGCGCCATGGCCTCGTCGATCGTCAAACAACTGCTGCACGATCCCATCACCCAGATCCGCCACTATGCGGCGAGCCCCGAAGGCCACCTCTACTCCGAGATCCTGCAAAACCTCTTTTCCCTCGAGATCGCCGGACAGCGGTCCAAAGGCCGCGACGATCAATCTGATAGAAGGAGTCAGCCGTAA
- the hemC gene encoding hydroxymethylbilane synthase, protein MSALQRPVVIGTRDSALALWQTHWVLERLKELYPEQAFEVKHIKTKGDKILDVALAKIGDKGLFTKELEVAMLNGEIDMAVHSMKDLPTVLPEGCTIGAICVREDCRDILISRSGGGLEDLPQGAKVGTASLRRKAQIWKVRPDLELVDIRGNLQTRLRKMEEQNLDGLILAAAGVKRLGWAEKISEYIPVDMCLPAVGQGSVGIEIREGDEEIGRLVGALNHTESAICVRGERALLRTLEGGCQVPIGSLGRLMDGKLILDGVVAALDGKTICRDRVEGDPADPEEAGVRLAQKLLQQGAREILIQVRQETDL, encoded by the coding sequence ATGTCAGCACTTCAACGACCCGTTGTCATCGGAACCCGGGACAGCGCCCTCGCCCTCTGGCAGACCCACTGGGTGCTTGAACGCCTGAAAGAGCTCTACCCAGAGCAGGCCTTTGAGGTCAAGCATATCAAGACCAAGGGCGACAAGATCCTGGATGTGGCCCTGGCCAAGATCGGCGACAAGGGGCTTTTCACAAAGGAACTGGAAGTGGCCATGCTGAATGGCGAGATTGACATGGCCGTCCACTCTATGAAAGACCTGCCGACCGTCCTGCCGGAGGGTTGCACGATCGGCGCCATCTGTGTTCGCGAGGATTGCCGCGACATTCTGATCTCCCGCAGCGGCGGCGGGCTGGAAGACCTGCCCCAGGGAGCAAAGGTCGGCACGGCCAGCCTGCGGCGCAAGGCCCAGATCTGGAAGGTTCGTCCCGACTTGGAACTCGTCGATATCCGGGGGAACCTGCAGACTCGTCTCCGCAAAATGGAGGAACAAAACCTTGACGGACTGATTCTCGCCGCCGCCGGCGTCAAACGCCTCGGCTGGGCCGAGAAGATCAGCGAATACATACCGGTCGACATGTGCCTGCCGGCAGTCGGTCAGGGGTCTGTGGGCATCGAGATCCGTGAAGGCGACGAAGAGATCGGCCGCCTCGTGGGCGCCTTGAACCACACCGAATCGGCCATCTGTGTCCGCGGCGAACGGGCGTTGCTCCGCACCTTGGAGGGCGGTTGCCAGGTTCCCATCGGTTCGCTCGGCCGCTTGATGGATGGCAAACTCATTCTCGACGGAGTCGTCGCTGCCTTGGACGGCAAAACCATCTGCCGTGACCGGGTGGAGGGCGATCCGGCTGATCCCGAAGAAGCGGGCGTCCGTCTGGCCCAAAAACTGCTGCAACAGGGGGCCAGAGAGATATTAATCCAAGTAAGACAGGAGACGGATCTGTGA